One stretch of Chlamydia abortus DNA includes these proteins:
- a CDS encoding Glu/Leu/Phe/Val dehydrogenase family protein, with amino-acid sequence MKYPLVFKDLHIEDYERVIEVTCEDIQLHALIAIHQTLVGPALGGVRAFSYDSFDAALTDVLRLSKGMTYKAVLSGTGTGGGKSVIILPQGMTRPTEDILRAFGQAVDSLSGQYIAAEDMGVSVNDINIIHQETPWVCGIESVSGDPSIYTAHGVFLCIKETAEQLWGSSSLTGRKIGIQGLGAVGRKLLHSLFFAGAELYVSDANPSILDEVTKFYGVTVVPIHAFPTLECDIFVPCAFGGVINRSNVYNLRCRAVVGAANNQLEHPSLGAVLHAQGILYAPDYLANAGGLLNVALAVGKTYCPKTVLQKVNQLPLILKEIYQKSEDTDQDTVILSDSIVEEKLTAYI; translated from the coding sequence ATGAAATATCCTCTGGTGTTTAAAGATTTGCATATAGAAGATTACGAACGTGTAATCGAAGTGACTTGTGAAGATATTCAGCTACACGCGTTAATTGCCATTCATCAGACACTAGTGGGTCCAGCCTTAGGCGGAGTTCGCGCCTTTAGTTACGATTCTTTTGATGCTGCTTTGACGGATGTTTTGCGTTTATCTAAAGGCATGACATATAAGGCTGTTCTTAGTGGGACAGGAACCGGTGGAGGAAAAAGTGTAATTATTCTTCCTCAAGGGATGACACGCCCTACTGAAGATATACTTAGAGCTTTTGGTCAGGCAGTAGATTCCCTCAGCGGACAGTATATTGCAGCAGAAGATATGGGAGTCTCTGTAAATGATATAAATATTATCCATCAGGAAACTCCTTGGGTATGCGGTATAGAAAGTGTGAGTGGGGATCCTTCAATTTATACAGCCCACGGCGTCTTTTTATGCATCAAGGAAACTGCAGAGCAGTTATGGGGAAGTTCTTCTTTGACAGGAAGGAAGATCGGAATTCAAGGTCTCGGTGCTGTCGGTAGAAAGCTTTTACACTCGCTGTTTTTTGCAGGTGCCGAGTTGTATGTTTCTGATGCGAATCCCTCTATTCTTGATGAAGTAACCAAATTCTACGGAGTTACTGTTGTCCCTATACATGCATTTCCCACACTAGAATGTGATATTTTTGTTCCATGTGCATTCGGGGGAGTGATTAATAGAAGTAATGTCTATAATTTGCGTTGTCGCGCTGTTGTAGGGGCCGCAAATAATCAATTAGAACATCCTTCCTTAGGCGCTGTGCTTCATGCTCAGGGAATATTGTATGCCCCAGATTATCTAGCCAATGCCGGCGGCTTATTGAATGTGGCTCTTGCTGTTGGAAAAACTTATTGTCCCAAAACAGTCTTACAAAAAGTCAATCAACTGCCTTTGATCCTTAAAGAAATTTATCAGAAAAGCGAAGATACTGATCAAGATACAGTCATTTTATCAGACAGTATAGTGGAAGAAAAACTTACAGCTTACATTTAG
- a CDS encoding inorganic pyrophosphatase encodes MSEKQSLSIMHPWHGPILTQDNYESLCCYIEITPQDSVKFELDKTTGLLKVDRPQKFSNFCPCLYGLLPRTYCGELSGQYSGEQSLKADIRGDDDPLDVCVLTEKNITHGNILLQARPIGGLRIIDSGEADDKIIAVLEDDLVFSEIKDISDCPCTVLDMIQHYFLTYKATPEHLINAKPAKIEIVGIYGKKEAQKVIQLAHEDYLNKFVREKTTI; translated from the coding sequence ATGTCTGAAAAACAATCTTTATCGATCATGCATCCTTGGCACGGTCCTATATTAACTCAAGATAACTATGAATCTCTATGTTGTTATATAGAAATTACGCCGCAGGATTCTGTAAAGTTTGAATTAGACAAAACTACAGGTTTATTGAAAGTAGATCGCCCTCAGAAATTTTCTAATTTCTGCCCTTGTTTATATGGATTATTACCTAGAACGTATTGTGGTGAACTTTCTGGGCAATATAGCGGAGAACAAAGTTTGAAAGCCGATATCCGTGGTGACGATGATCCCTTAGATGTTTGCGTGCTTACAGAAAAAAATATCACTCACGGCAACATCTTGCTTCAAGCACGTCCTATTGGTGGTCTGCGCATTATTGACTCTGGAGAAGCCGACGATAAAATTATCGCTGTTCTTGAAGACGATTTAGTCTTTTCAGAGATAAAAGATATCTCTGACTGTCCTTGTACTGTTCTTGATATGATTCAGCATTATTTTCTAACGTATAAAGCTACCCCAGAACACTTGATCAATGCAAAACCAGCAAAAATTGAAATTGTAGGGATTTACGGGAAGAAAGAAGCACAAAAGGTCATTCAACTAGCACACGAAGACTATTTGAATAAATTTGTTAGAGAGAAAACAACTATATAA
- a CDS encoding bis(5'-nucleosyl)-tetraphosphatase, which produces MIKTKYEYSFGIIPIKFFGTPDKSTLKACFICHTQGKHWGFPKGHSEDKEGPQEAAERELVEETGLSIVNFFPKVLVEHYSFNDNEVFVRKEVTYFLAEVQGDVHADPNEICDTQWLSFQEGIRLLSFPELKEIAVEADKFINSYLFSF; this is translated from the coding sequence ATGATAAAGACAAAGTATGAATACTCTTTTGGTATTATTCCCATAAAGTTTTTTGGTACTCCTGATAAAAGTACACTAAAAGCTTGTTTTATCTGCCATACCCAAGGCAAGCATTGGGGATTCCCTAAAGGCCATTCTGAAGATAAAGAAGGTCCTCAGGAGGCTGCAGAAAGAGAGTTAGTTGAAGAAACTGGCTTGAGTATAGTCAACTTTTTCCCAAAAGTTCTTGTAGAACACTATTCTTTTAATGATAACGAGGTATTTGTTCGTAAAGAAGTCACCTACTTCTTAGCAGAAGTTCAAGGGGATGTACATGCAGATCCGAATGAAATTTGTGACACTCAATGGTTAAGCTTTCAAGAAGGTATACGATTATTGAGCTTCCCTGAGCTTAAAGAGATTGCTGTAGAAGCAGATAAGTTTATCAACAGCTATCTCTTCTCTTTCTAA
- the fabF gene encoding beta-ketoacyl-ACP synthase II — MSKKRVVVTGLGVVSCLGNEIDTFYDNLLAGVSGVRTITSFPCEDYATRFAGWIPEFNPEPYLDKKQARRVDCFITYAVVAAKKAIAMSRWDKDNLPADPLRCGVIIGSGMGGLQTLDDGMERLILGNKKLSPFFIPYIITNMAPALIAMDFGLMGPNYSISTACATSNYCIDAAYQHLVSGRADIIVCGGTEAAVNRVGLAGFIANRALSERNDAPQEASRPWDRDRDGFVIGEGAGILVLETLENALKRGAPIYAEILGAYTTCDAFHITAPRDDGEGITSCILGALESSGIPKERVNYINAHGTSTPLGDISEVLALKKAFGSHVKKLRMNSTKSLIGHCLGAAGGVEAVATIQAIQTGKLHPTINLENPITEIDDFDVVANKAQDWDIDVAMSNSFGFGGHNSTILFSRYIP, encoded by the coding sequence ATGAGTAAAAAACGTGTAGTTGTCACGGGATTGGGCGTTGTTTCTTGTTTAGGTAACGAAATAGACACCTTTTATGATAATTTGCTTGCCGGTGTTAGCGGTGTTCGTACGATCACTTCTTTCCCATGCGAAGATTATGCTACGCGTTTTGCTGGTTGGATCCCCGAATTTAATCCCGAGCCCTATTTAGATAAAAAGCAAGCACGAAGAGTAGATTGTTTTATTACTTACGCCGTAGTTGCAGCTAAGAAAGCTATTGCTATGTCTAGATGGGACAAAGATAATCTTCCAGCGGATCCTCTTCGTTGCGGTGTGATCATCGGTTCGGGTATGGGAGGATTACAGACATTGGACGATGGTATGGAACGCCTGATTCTTGGTAATAAAAAACTCTCTCCATTTTTCATACCTTACATTATCACTAATATGGCTCCTGCCCTGATTGCTATGGATTTCGGGCTGATGGGACCGAACTATTCCATATCTACAGCTTGCGCAACTTCAAACTATTGTATAGATGCCGCGTATCAGCACCTGGTTTCTGGACGCGCGGATATTATAGTTTGTGGAGGTACCGAAGCTGCCGTGAATCGTGTTGGCTTGGCAGGTTTTATTGCTAATCGTGCCTTATCAGAAAGGAATGATGCCCCTCAAGAAGCCTCTCGTCCTTGGGATAGGGATAGGGACGGGTTTGTCATTGGTGAAGGAGCCGGAATCTTAGTTTTGGAAACCTTGGAAAACGCTTTAAAGCGAGGAGCTCCTATATATGCAGAGATCCTCGGTGCGTATACTACTTGCGACGCTTTTCATATTACAGCTCCTAGAGATGACGGAGAAGGGATCACCTCCTGTATTCTTGGGGCTTTAGAAAGTTCTGGTATTCCTAAAGAACGCGTAAACTATATTAACGCTCATGGTACATCAACTCCTCTAGGGGATATATCGGAAGTTTTAGCATTGAAAAAAGCTTTCGGTAGTCATGTAAAGAAGCTGCGAATGAATTCCACGAAGTCACTTATAGGGCATTGCCTAGGAGCTGCTGGGGGCGTCGAAGCTGTTGCGACAATTCAAGCAATTCAAACGGGGAAATTACATCCTACGATTAATTTAGAAAACCCGATTACGGAAATTGATGATTTTGACGTAGTTGCAAATAAAGCCCAGGATTGGGATATAGATGTCGCTATGTCGAATTCTTTTGGTTTTGGTGGACATAATTCAACGATATTATTCTCGAGGTATATACCCTAA
- the rsfS gene encoding ribosome silencing factor: MELFCFDLLKVIAKVIDNKKGNNPVILDVRAISQLTDYFIFAEGHVGVHVKALADTIVQELKEHNVAPLHVEGLSHGDWVVIDYGFIVIHLFISSIREQYRLEELWKDGSIITSKLLAS; this comes from the coding sequence ATGGAATTATTTTGCTTTGATTTATTAAAAGTAATTGCCAAAGTTATTGATAACAAAAAAGGCAATAATCCTGTTATCTTAGATGTTCGTGCCATTTCTCAGCTCACAGATTACTTTATTTTTGCTGAAGGGCATGTGGGTGTACATGTAAAAGCTTTGGCAGATACGATTGTACAAGAATTGAAAGAACATAATGTGGCTCCTTTACATGTAGAGGGGTTAAGTCATGGTGACTGGGTAGTTATAGATTACGGATTTATTGTCATCCATTTGTTCATCTCGTCCATTAGAGAACAGTATCGATTGGAAGAGCTTTGGAAGGATGGTTCCATTATTACATCCAAGCTTCTAGCTTCTTAA
- a CDS encoding haloacid dehalogenase-like hydrolase produces the protein MFFIFSSVSIFFLDLPSFYSRIVSSLFSSVAFEDLSATACNFAQTLVKKDFYTPALEKFYEALEDPLGEVMIFSSSPDFIVRPIAEKLGANICYASKFQVFSRGQTLANQCLTGDNKARILSHLKKIGRARSHTFSDHILDLPFLLLGEEKTVVRPRGRLRKMARKYYWNII, from the coding sequence TTGTTTTTTATATTTTCTTCGGTTTCGATTTTTTTTTTAGACTTACCCTCGTTTTATTCTCGGATAGTCTCCTCATTATTTTCATCAGTTGCATTTGAAGATCTTTCTGCTACAGCCTGCAATTTTGCACAGACACTAGTAAAAAAAGATTTTTATACACCAGCTTTAGAAAAATTTTATGAAGCTTTAGAAGATCCTCTCGGGGAAGTCATGATCTTTTCCTCCTCGCCAGATTTCATCGTTAGACCCATAGCGGAAAAGTTAGGCGCCAACATATGTTATGCTTCGAAATTTCAAGTATTTTCTAGAGGGCAAACGCTTGCAAATCAATGCCTAACTGGAGATAATAAAGCCAGAATACTTAGCCATCTAAAAAAAATAGGACGGGCGAGAAGTCATACTTTCTCAGACCATATTCTTGACTTGCCTTTTCTTCTTCTAGGTGAGGAGAAAACCGTGGTCCGACCTAGAGGAAGACTTAGAAAAATGGCGAGAAAGTATTATTGGAATATTATTTAA
- the mqnC gene encoding cyclic dehypoxanthinyl futalosine synthase, whose protein sequence is MNLFTRISFDEGLELFRTSPLEKLQEAANILRKQRHPGNKVTYVLDANPNYTNICKIDCTFCAFYRKPHASDAYLLSFDKFRSLMQRYISMGVKTVLLQGGVHPQLGIDYLEEFVRITVQEFPSIHPHFFSAVEISHAASVSGISNEEALMRLWNAGQRTIPGGGAEIFSERVRKIISPKKMGPDGWINFHKLAHRLGFYSTATMMFGHIENAHDILLHLQALRDAQDETPGFYSFIPWSYKSGNTALGRKVPNQAPPEMYYRILALARIFLDNFEHIAASWFGEGKEHGARGLHYGADDFGGTIIDESVHKCAGWTLKSSEEETRTMIASEGFIPVERNTFYEPIETPSYQP, encoded by the coding sequence ATGAACTTATTTACTAGAATTTCCTTTGACGAGGGATTGGAGTTATTTAGAACAAGTCCTTTAGAAAAACTACAGGAGGCTGCGAATATTTTACGCAAACAGCGCCATCCTGGTAATAAAGTCACGTATGTCCTAGACGCCAACCCGAACTACACCAACATTTGTAAAATTGATTGTACCTTCTGCGCGTTTTATAGAAAGCCTCACGCTTCTGACGCGTATCTCCTTTCTTTTGACAAATTTCGTTCTTTAATGCAACGATATATATCTATGGGAGTTAAAACTGTGCTTCTTCAAGGAGGGGTCCATCCGCAACTAGGGATAGACTATCTGGAAGAATTCGTACGGATCACGGTGCAAGAATTCCCCTCGATCCACCCCCATTTCTTCTCTGCAGTAGAAATTTCACATGCAGCCTCTGTATCCGGAATCAGTAACGAAGAGGCTTTAATGAGACTGTGGAATGCAGGGCAGAGGACGATTCCTGGAGGGGGTGCTGAAATTTTTTCCGAACGTGTGCGCAAGATTATATCGCCAAAAAAAATGGGGCCCGATGGGTGGATTAATTTCCACAAGCTTGCCCATCGTTTAGGGTTCTACTCTACAGCAACAATGATGTTTGGGCATATTGAAAACGCTCATGATATTCTCTTGCATCTGCAAGCTCTCAGGGACGCTCAGGACGAAACTCCTGGGTTTTATAGCTTCATTCCTTGGAGCTATAAGTCTGGAAATACCGCTTTAGGACGCAAGGTCCCTAATCAAGCCCCACCTGAGATGTATTATCGCATTCTCGCACTGGCTCGAATCTTCTTAGACAACTTTGAGCATATCGCGGCTTCATGGTTTGGAGAAGGTAAAGAACACGGAGCTCGTGGATTACATTATGGGGCCGATGATTTTGGAGGAACGATTATTGATGAGAGCGTGCATAAATGTGCGGGATGGACTTTAAAGAGTTCTGAAGAGGAAACTCGGACGATGATCGCTTCAGAAGGATTTATCCCTGTGGAGAGGAATACTTTCTATGAACCTATAGAAACGCCTTCTTATCAACCATGA
- the miaA gene encoding tRNA (adenosine(37)-N6)-dimethylallyltransferase MiaA translates to MRAPEFHANAMTSTGCDVCLDPQKSFAKLFKRTVILLAGPTGSGKTDVSLRLAPMIDGEIISVDSMQVYRGMDIGTAKVSWEDRQRIPHYLIDICHVQELFNAVDFYYQAIQACQNILSRNKVPILVGGTGFYFHTFLSGPPQGPSPDCDFRDKLALYIQEHGLSLLYENLCLKDPEYARTITKNDRNKIVRALEIIHLTGKKVSDHKWTKEASECQEYNCRGWFLSPPKELLRDTIHLRCQRMLEDDLIDEVHRLLKQGIRDNSSASRAIGYREWIEFIDQGSPAESYEAVKQKFITNTCHYTKKQRTWFKRYPIFRELPTLGLTAETIAAKIAEDYFLHG, encoded by the coding sequence ATGCGTGCTCCTGAATTCCATGCTAATGCCATGACATCTACAGGATGTGATGTCTGCTTAGATCCTCAAAAATCATTTGCAAAATTGTTTAAGCGCACGGTGATTTTACTTGCAGGACCTACAGGATCCGGGAAAACGGATGTTTCTTTAAGGCTAGCGCCTATGATTGATGGAGAAATTATATCTGTTGATTCCATGCAAGTCTATCGGGGTATGGATATCGGCACAGCAAAAGTATCTTGGGAGGATAGACAGCGCATTCCTCATTATCTGATCGATATATGCCATGTCCAAGAACTTTTTAATGCTGTCGATTTTTATTACCAGGCCATCCAGGCATGTCAGAATATCCTCTCTAGAAATAAAGTCCCTATTCTTGTGGGCGGCACCGGATTTTATTTTCATACCTTTCTCTCAGGGCCTCCTCAAGGACCTTCTCCCGACTGCGATTTCCGTGATAAATTAGCTCTGTATATTCAGGAGCATGGCTTGTCGCTTTTATACGAAAATCTTTGCCTGAAAGATCCTGAATATGCGCGTACGATTACTAAGAATGATAGAAACAAAATCGTCCGCGCTTTAGAAATTATCCATTTAACAGGGAAAAAAGTTTCCGACCATAAATGGACCAAGGAAGCTAGCGAATGTCAGGAGTATAATTGCCGAGGATGGTTTTTATCACCACCTAAAGAACTTCTGCGAGACACAATCCACTTGCGTTGTCAAAGAATGCTCGAAGATGACTTAATTGATGAGGTGCATAGATTACTCAAGCAGGGGATTAGAGACAATTCCTCAGCATCAAGAGCTATAGGATATAGAGAATGGATCGAATTTATTGATCAGGGGTCTCCCGCAGAATCTTATGAAGCTGTTAAACAAAAATTCATCACCAATACTTGCCATTATACTAAAAAACAAAGGACCTGGTTTAAACGTTACCCTATATTTCGAGAATTGCCTACCCTGGGATTAACAGCAGAAACGATAGCAGCAAAGATAGCAGAGGATTATTTTCTTCATGGTTGA
- a CDS encoding STAS domain-containing protein yields MDWLTKQYGDVLVVSLEGALDAVSVPKAEAFLNKKVAEGKHKIVLNFQYVTYMSSAGIRLVFSLSKSLQACQGLLCICCVSNVVADVIRIAGVDQLLPVCQSEQECFTKF; encoded by the coding sequence ATGGATTGGTTAACTAAACAGTATGGGGATGTTCTTGTTGTCTCTTTAGAAGGGGCGTTAGATGCTGTTTCTGTGCCCAAAGCAGAAGCCTTCCTAAATAAGAAAGTTGCAGAAGGTAAACATAAAATTGTACTCAACTTCCAATACGTGACTTACATGAGTAGCGCAGGCATCCGCCTTGTATTTTCATTGTCTAAATCTTTACAGGCTTGCCAGGGTCTTCTTTGTATTTGTTGCGTCTCTAATGTGGTAGCCGATGTTATTCGTATAGCAGGCGTCGATCAACTGCTGCCTGTTTGCCAATCAGAACAAGAATGTTTCACTAAGTTTTAA
- a CDS encoding cell division protein FtsQ gives MVRSFIKMLFSPGPRYSLSYAFLCIFLSVLIFIPTMHWLLFPETFLFPITKALPIKNIFLISPSPSRIPEAIFSETLQLSADYPTFLHQFAIKQAEATLKDLGIFSSVSIKKVPDNKGIIIFYALHTPIGYLGNQTNTLINHSGERFPCQPFFKTQKLPKIFFPQKDVESSILPSWKIDIASLLIDELREDPPVVIDLSLTDIYPMEITVSLSSGNLLRFQYHTLDAGLKNYHLAQYHTVIQSRDCHIYDLRFPSYLLLSKL, from the coding sequence ATGGTAAGAAGCTTTATAAAAATGCTTTTTTCTCCTGGACCAAGATATTCTCTGTCTTACGCATTCCTATGTATTTTCCTTAGCGTCCTCATTTTTATTCCTACCATGCATTGGCTTTTGTTTCCCGAGACTTTTTTATTTCCTATAACAAAAGCTCTTCCCATTAAAAATATTTTCCTTATTTCTCCATCGCCGTCTAGAATTCCTGAGGCTATCTTTTCAGAGACATTACAATTATCTGCAGATTATCCTACTTTCCTACATCAATTTGCAATTAAGCAAGCGGAGGCTACGTTAAAAGATCTAGGGATATTTTCTTCGGTATCGATAAAAAAAGTCCCAGACAACAAAGGCATCATTATCTTTTATGCTTTACACACCCCTATAGGCTATTTAGGTAACCAAACAAATACGTTAATCAACCATTCTGGGGAACGCTTCCCTTGCCAACCTTTTTTTAAAACGCAAAAACTTCCTAAGATTTTTTTCCCACAAAAAGATGTAGAATCTTCTATTTTACCTTCGTGGAAAATCGACATTGCCTCTCTTCTAATTGACGAACTCCGAGAAGATCCTCCTGTGGTTATTGATTTGTCTCTTACGGACATCTACCCTATGGAAATCACCGTTTCCTTATCTTCTGGAAATCTTCTAAGGTTTCAATACCATACGCTAGATGCAGGATTAAAAAATTATCACCTTGCTCAATATCATACTGTGATACAATCCAGAGACTGCCACATTTACGATTTAAGATTCCCCTCCTATCTATTATTAAGTAAGTTATGA
- the cutA gene encoding divalent-cation tolerance protein CutA: MTPILILTQLPSEEEAELIAHTLITQKLAACVHVFPKGKSTYLWEGQLYISEEYHMQIKTLSSRFSEVSKTIRSLCSYDVPEIIFIKIDGGNPEYLQWLSLETAPQTSQEMNKS; the protein is encoded by the coding sequence ATGACCCCGATACTCATTTTGACTCAACTACCTTCTGAAGAAGAAGCCGAGCTTATCGCTCACACTTTAATCACTCAAAAATTAGCGGCTTGCGTCCATGTTTTCCCAAAAGGGAAATCTACGTACCTATGGGAAGGCCAGCTCTACATTTCTGAGGAATACCACATGCAAATCAAAACACTCTCTTCGCGATTTTCTGAGGTATCCAAAACCATTCGTTCTTTGTGTTCTTACGACGTTCCGGAAATCATTTTTATTAAAATTGATGGTGGCAATCCAGAATATTTACAGTGGTTATCTCTAGAAACTGCCCCACAAACATCTCAGGAAATGAATAAATCTTGA
- a CDS encoding KH domain-containing protein translates to MEEFVAYIVKNLVADPEAVEIRSIQDESGESIKLEIRVAPDDIGKIIGRRGNTIHALRTILRRVCARLKKKIQIDLIQPEGIRESVDESEGVSGNFCLDSNNSSDSEMAHQCCGRGNCCSADDEDTEASSVHHECSHNHHSE, encoded by the coding sequence ATGGAAGAGTTTGTAGCATATATCGTAAAGAATTTAGTTGCTGATCCTGAAGCTGTGGAAATTCGTTCTATTCAGGATGAGTCAGGTGAATCTATAAAGTTAGAGATACGTGTGGCTCCCGATGATATAGGGAAGATCATAGGTAGACGGGGAAATACAATACACGCATTAAGAACTATTCTTAGACGTGTGTGCGCGAGATTAAAAAAGAAGATACAAATTGACTTGATCCAGCCCGAGGGGATCAGAGAATCTGTTGACGAAAGTGAGGGTGTTTCCGGTAATTTCTGTCTGGATTCAAACAACTCTAGCGATTCAGAGATGGCCCATCAATGTTGTGGCCGAGGCAATTGCTGTTCAGCCGATGACGAAGATACAGAAGCATCTTCGGTTCATCACGAATGCAGTCATAATCACCATTCTGAATAA